The Cynocephalus volans isolate mCynVol1 chromosome 5, mCynVol1.pri, whole genome shotgun sequence genomic sequence ACCAGATCACCTGGTTATGAAGTTTCCTGAGAAGTACCCTCTGGGAACACTCATCTCCCCACCAAGATTCCTGGGCTCTCCACTGACCGTGTAAGGCCAGGGGAGGCCTGCAGAAGTGTCCTTGCTGGCTGAGCCCTAATGCCATCAAATACTCTTTAGAGAACTGGATGGAGAACGAGACTCCTGTATCACCCACTTACTCACTGGGAAATATGAAGGACTTCTGGGGGaagcatttctatacattaagACTTATGGGACAGGGTGAGATTTTCTTGTCCTTGCACCTTATTTAACTACAGGGTGGTAGCAGTGCAGTTTTTAATTAGGCAATAGATATCGATTTTTTTGTGAGTTAttcaaactctctgtgcctcagtttcctcatttttaaaatagaggtAATCGCGGTACGTACCTAACAGGCCTCTAAATATAAGTGGTTAATAAACGGGAGGTATTTTCATTAAAAGGCAATATAGAAACAGAGGCTTTGTCAGCACAGTGAGGCAATCAAGTTATTCTCTGAGCAGGATTCTCTATGGACAAAAGACATGTTTGTTTGTGGCTCTGAAGTGCTCCCCTCCACAGAATCTGAAGGACTTAAAGCCTTTTCCAGCCACACCCAGATAAGACCTGGAGCCACTTCTGCGTGGAGCCACTAGTGATTCCAGGGGCACAGAGTTCCCTAAAGCGCCCCTCCAGGTGCCCTAGTTCAGGCAAACAGGACGAAAGTGTTGAGCAGAATCAGGggggcagagaaaagagagaccaTGTTGAAAAAGATTTCCAGATGACTATCCGAGGTAGGAGCTGTAAGGACCAGTGCAACAATCCAGCTGGCTTCTGTTCTTCTGAAAACATCTCCAACTTCAACAGCACCTTGGAGTCGAAGCCTACTGCCAGCACAGAGAAAGTGAATGGCAGACTCTTAGACCATTTTCAGCCTCCAGGCGGCCTCATTATTGACAAAGAATCTGAAGTGTACAAAACGCTGCAGGAGAAACAGGAGTCAAATGAGTCCCTGAAACAGTCCACATCATTCCTAGTTATGCAAGAAATCATAGAGTCTGAGGGAAAAAGGGATCCCACGAAGCCCTCAGGATTCAGAAGTGTTAGAGCTCCTGCTACCAAGGTAGCTTCATCGACTGGAAATGCTTAGAATTTgcccatgttgctacaaatgtaGCACTGGCATTGTTGCATGTTTGTGAAGCTGCAGGACcatcctcccccccccccttatGTGTGCA encodes the following:
- the LOC134379054 gene encoding LOW QUALITY PROTEIN: PDZ and LIM domain protein 1-like (The sequence of the model RefSeq protein was modified relative to this genomic sequence to represent the inferred CDS: substituted 2 bases at 2 genomic stop codons), whose amino-acid sequence is MTIRGRSCKDQCNNPAGFCSSENISNFNSTLESKPTASTEKVNGRLLDHFQPPGGLIIDKESEVYKTLQEKQESNESLKQSTSFLVMQEIIESEGKRDPTKPSGFRSVRAPATKVASSTGNAXNLPMLLQMXHWHCCMFVKLQDHPPPPPYVCTNCGTNLKQKGHFFVKDKICCENHAGEQVTPPEGYDEVTVFPK